In Nymphaea colorata isolate Beijing-Zhang1983 chromosome 13, ASM883128v2, whole genome shotgun sequence, one DNA window encodes the following:
- the LOC116266985 gene encoding uncharacterized protein LOC116266985 produces MEELSRNLEYRHWNKSLVPPYIPWVGACPSLPTFADDLIIFSRGDHHSYNEVMQALEALKLSSGLCVNPHKSHAISLGEQRVPLSFINNSDWLQGSLPLPYLDVPFFAGNMQDSLCDSLVLKVENKVALWSGCLCLIRYVLLSLIGYWYSIFMLLKSIKHKLEAAMANFLWGSLEARKGVHLVAWNSLCHPVLEVGVGLKRLDDWNKACIGRITLRICQDEAPWANFIRKKFLAFQSLWTLKCPKKESWLFKGVRNSWIQIQDKVRWSIGICSIRFWTDNWGGSLLISKLNPLERSAFEFSLKLSIKQVLDSDLPILHDFNEFLSRVGMERPNIEMQQDLILWQNPPASNINTSDVWEVVRKKYVEEPWRKLIWSPQSHPKAQWYVLLAIVIVSLLLIDKRKVAFI; encoded by the coding sequence ATGGAAGAGCTCTCTAGAAATTTGGAGTACAGACACTGGAACAAATCCCTGGTTCCTCCCTATATCCCTTGGGTTGGGGCGTGCCCTTCTCTTCCTACCTTTGCCGATGACCTTATCATCTTTTCTAGAGGTGACCACCACTCTTATAATGAGGTTATGCAAGCTCTCGAGGCCCTTAAGCTTTCTTCTGGGTTATGTGTTAACCCACATAAATCTCATGCTATCTCTTTGGGGGAACAAAGAGTTCctctctccttcatcaacaactCTGACTGGCTGCAAGGTTCACTGCCTCTTCCTTATTTGGATGTTCCCTTCTTTGCGGGTAATATGCAGGATAGCTTATGTGACTCTCTAGTTTTGAAAGTGGAAAACAAGGTTGCGCTTTGGTCAGGGTGTCTTTGTTTGATAAGGTATGTTCTCTTAAGCCTCATCGGCTACTGGTACTCCATCTTTATGCTCCTTAAGTCTATTAAACATAAACTTGAAGCTGCTATGGCTAACTTCCTTTGGGGCAGCCTAGAAGCTAGGAAAGGTGTGCACTTGGTTGCCTGGAATTCTCTCTGCCACCCGGTGTTGGAGGTGGGTGTTGGTTTAAAACGTCTTGATGATTGGAACAAAGCTTGTATTGGTCGTATCACGCTGCGCATCTGCCAGGATGAAGCCCCTTGGGCAAATTTTATCAGGAAGAAATTTCTTGCTTTCCAAAGTCTCTGGACCTTAAAGTGCCCAAAAAAGGAGTCTTGGCTTTTTAAAGGTGTTAGAAATAGctggattcaaatccaagataAAGTCAGATGGTCTATTGGTATTTGCTCCATTCGGTTCTGGACGGATAATTGGGGTGGTTCTCTCCTAATTTCTAAATTGAATCCTTTGGAAAGATCTGCTTTTGAATTTTCGCTGAAATTATCCATTAAGCAGGTCCTTGATTCTGACCTGCCTATTCTTCATGACTTCAACGAATTTCTTTCTCGAGTGGGTATGGAGAGACCTAACATAGAAATGCAGCAAGACCTCATTCTTTGGCAAAACCCTCCTGCCTCCAACATCAACACGTCTGATGTGTGGGAGGTGGTGAGAAAGAAATATGTTGAGGAGCCTTGGAGGAAGCTGATTTGGTCCCCTCAATCTCATCCTAAAGCGCAGTGGTATGTTTTGTTGGCTATTGTGATTGTCTCCTTACTTTTgatagacaaaagaaaagtgGCATTTATTTAG
- the LOC116266983 gene encoding (RS)-norcoclaurine 6-O-methyltransferase-like yields the protein MPRSPNVPTGVFAEEQKRTSTDEVLYALIPVSWLLRREVQHNLSALTMLSLHPLIVSTWDNLAAWLQSGEGNWHRTAFEAKHGGSLWFKASLDPKINRLFNEAMSSMCKLFMGCKVERYIVVQSAYNVRRIKVNPSGVQEVMHDWDNGACVKILMRCKEAVPKLGGKVIVVEIVRKKWPQQVFNELQLVLDLHMMVMNNGKECNEEEWKKLFIDAGFSSYEILTSVGILSLIEVFP from the exons ATGCCTCGATCGCCTAATGTGCCTACTGGTGTCTTTGCTGAAGAACAGAAAAGAACCAGCACAGATGAGGTGCTGTATGCATTGATTCCAGTGTCATGGCTGTTGCGAAGGGAGGTCCAGCATAATCTGTCAGCACTTACCATGCTGAGCCTCCATCCCTTGATTGTCTCTACGTGGGACAATTTGGCAGCTTGGTTGCAATCAGGGGAGGGTAATTGGCACCGTACTGCCTTTGAGGCTAAACACGGGGGATCATTATGGTTCAAGGCGAGCCTTGATCCTAAGATCAACAGGCTGTTCAATGAGGCCATGTCCAGTATGTGCAAGCTGTTCATGGGTTGCAAGGTTGAAAG GTATATTGTAGTGCAAAGTGCATACAACGTTCGAAGGATTAAAGTCAATCCTTCAGGTGTGCAG GAAGTAATGCATGATTGGGATAATGGCGCGTGCGTGAAGATACTGATGCGGTGCAAGGAGGCTGTTCCAAAACTAGGAGGGAAGGTGATCGTTGTGGAGATAGTGAGGAAGAAATGGCCTCAACAAGTGTTCAACGAACTGCAACTGGTCCTCGATCTTCATATGATGGTAATGAACAATGGAAAGGAATGCAATGAAGAGGAGTGGAAGAAGTTGTTTATTGATGCTGGTTTCTCCAGCTATGAAATACTTACGAGCGTTGGCATCCTCTCTCTCATAGAGGTCTTCCCTTAG